The following coding sequences are from one Lycium ferocissimum isolate CSIRO_LF1 chromosome 3, AGI_CSIRO_Lferr_CH_V1, whole genome shotgun sequence window:
- the LOC132049855 gene encoding endochitinase 4 — protein MRLCEFTMLSLLFSLLLLSASAEQCGSQAGGALCASGLCCSKFGWCGNTDAYCGPGNCQSQCPSGPSPRPPTPGPSGDLGSVISNSMFDQMLKHRNENACQGKNNFYSYDAFINAARSFSGFGSTGDTTARKREIAAFFAQTSHETTGGWPSAPDGPYAWGYCFLREQGSPGDYCTPSGQWPCAPGRKYFGRGPIQISHNYNYGPCGRAIGVDLLNNPDIVATDPVISFKSAIWFWMTPQSPKPSCHDVITGRWNPSDADRAANRLPGFGVITNIINGGLECGRGTDSRVQDRIGFYRRYCEILGVSPGDNLDCGNQRSFGNGLLVDSM, from the exons ATGAGGCTTTGTGAATTCACTATGCTCTCTTTactattttctcttcttttgctTTCTGCCTCGGCAGAGCAATGTGGTTCACAGGCCGGAGGCGCACTTTGCGCATCGGGACTCTGTTGTAGCAAATTTGGCTGGTGTGGTAACACCGATGCCTATTGTGGTCCGGGGAATTGCCAGAGTCAGTGTCCTTCTGGCCCCTCCCCAAGACCACCTACCCCTGGCCCCAGTGGGGACCTCGGCAGCGTCATCTCAAATTCCATGTTTGATCAGATGCTTAAGCATCGCAATGAAAAtgcgtgccaaggaaagaataaTTTCTACAGTTACGATGCCTTCATAAATGCTGCTAGGTCTTTTTCTGGTTTTGGCAGCACTGGTGATACTACTGCCCGTAAAAGGGAAATTGCTGCTTTCTTTGCTCAAACCTCCCATGAAACTACTG GAGGATGGCCTTCAGCACCTGATGGACCATACGCATGGGGTTACTGCTTCCTTAGAGAACAAGGTAGCCCGGGTGACTATTGTACACCAAGTGGACAATGGCCTTGTGCTCCTGGCAGGAAATATTTCGGACGAGGTCCCATCCAAATTTCACA CAACTACAACTATGGGCCATGTGGAAGAGCCATCGGAGTTGACCTCCTAAACAATCCTGATATAGTTGCTACAGACCCAGTCATCTCATTTAAGTCAGCTATCTGGTTCTGGATGACCCCTCAATCACCAAAGCCGTCTTGCCACGATGTCATCACCGGAAGATGGAACCCATCCGACGCTGACCGAGCAGCCAATCGCCTCCCTGGATTCGGTGTTATCACAAACATCATCAATGGTGGCTTAGAATGTGGTCGTGGCACTGACAGTAGGGTCCAGGATAGGATTGGATTTTACAGGAGGTATTGTGAAATTCTTGGAGTTAGTCCTGGTGACAATCTTGATTGCGGCAACCAGAGATCTTTTGGCAACGGACTCTTAGTCGATTCTATGTAA